From the genome of Ralstonia pickettii, one region includes:
- the hscB gene encoding Fe-S protein assembly co-chaperone HscB has translation MNSGLSANTTHFSLFGLPEHFEVDDDALNAAYRTVQSQAHPDRYAHAGDAERRVAMQWATRANEAFQTLRDPLKRATYLLHLRGVDVQAENNTAMPPAFLMQQMEWREALGDAKAERNVDALDDLLGMLRKEKRARYQALSGLLGGDGNTAAAADAVRQLMFIEKIERDTAEAIDRLDD, from the coding sequence ATGAATTCCGGCTTGTCAGCGAACACCACGCATTTTTCACTCTTCGGTCTGCCCGAGCACTTCGAGGTCGACGACGACGCGCTGAACGCTGCATACCGCACCGTGCAGTCGCAGGCACATCCGGATCGCTATGCCCACGCAGGCGATGCCGAACGCCGCGTCGCCATGCAATGGGCCACGCGCGCCAACGAGGCGTTCCAGACGCTGCGCGATCCGCTCAAACGGGCGACGTATCTTCTGCACCTGCGCGGTGTCGACGTGCAGGCCGAAAACAACACGGCCATGCCGCCAGCGTTTTTGATGCAGCAAATGGAATGGCGCGAGGCGTTGGGCGACGCCAAGGCAGAGCGCAACGTCGATGCGCTGGACGATTTGCTAGGCATGCTGCGAAAGGAAAAACGCGCGCGTTATCAGGCCCTGTCCGGCCTGCTCGGTGGCGACGGCAACACCGCGGCGGCAGCCGATGCCGTGCGCCAACTGATGTTCATCGAAAAGATCGAACGCGACACCGCCGAGGCCATCGACCGGCTGGACGACTAG
- a CDS encoding LutC/YkgG family protein yields MESQPDTPVDPLDTSRARDAIFARIRNAQHRPAKPTQGERDAVADYLARHPAGPRPPVPADLAAYFAEQALKMASTLDTVETLSDVPGAVARYLSGLNLKPQAVAWTTLQSLDWAGAGIGVEFRPPVREAQADQEHGDLVGITGCFCAIAETGSLMLLSGPENVASTALLPETHIAVVPQSRIVANLEDAYALMRTERGELPRATNVISGPSRTGDIEQTIVLGAHGPYRVHVIVVTAA; encoded by the coding sequence ATGGAATCACAACCGGACACCCCCGTCGACCCGCTCGACACCAGCCGCGCACGCGACGCCATCTTTGCGCGCATCCGCAATGCGCAGCATCGTCCCGCGAAACCGACGCAGGGTGAGCGCGATGCCGTGGCGGATTACCTCGCGCGCCATCCGGCCGGGCCGCGCCCGCCAGTGCCTGCAGATCTCGCCGCGTATTTCGCCGAGCAAGCACTGAAGATGGCTTCGACGCTCGATACGGTCGAAACGCTGTCCGACGTGCCTGGCGCTGTGGCCCGCTATCTGTCTGGCCTGAACCTCAAGCCGCAGGCGGTGGCCTGGACCACGTTGCAATCGCTGGACTGGGCGGGGGCGGGCATAGGCGTTGAGTTCCGCCCGCCCGTTCGCGAGGCGCAAGCCGACCAGGAACACGGGGATCTTGTCGGCATTACGGGTTGCTTCTGCGCGATTGCAGAGACGGGCTCGCTGATGCTGCTGTCCGGGCCGGAGAACGTCGCCTCGACGGCGCTACTCCCCGAGACGCATATCGCCGTGGTGCCGCAGTCGCGCATCGTCGCGAATCTGGAGGACGCCTATGCGCTGATGCGCACGGAGCGGGGCGAACTGCCGCGCGCCACGAACGTCATCAGCGGGCCGTCGCGCACGGGCGATATCGAGCAGACCATCGTGCTGGGTGCACATGGCCCCTATCGCGTTCACGTGATCGTGGTGACGGCTGCCTGA
- the fdx gene encoding ISC system 2Fe-2S type ferredoxin, translating to MPHIVVLPHVEYCPEGAVIEAKPGTTICDALLGADIEIEHACEKSCACTTCHVIVREGFNSLDEATEKEEDLLDKAWGLEPNSRLSCQAKVAESDLTVEIPKYTINHAKENH from the coding sequence ATGCCACACATCGTCGTCCTTCCTCACGTCGAATACTGCCCGGAAGGGGCCGTGATCGAAGCCAAGCCCGGCACGACCATCTGCGATGCGCTGCTGGGTGCCGATATCGAGATCGAGCACGCATGCGAGAAGTCGTGTGCCTGCACGACCTGCCACGTGATCGTGCGCGAGGGCTTCAATTCGCTCGATGAGGCGACCGAGAAGGAAGAGGATCTGCTCGACAAGGCCTGGGGCCTGGAGCCGAACTCGCGCCTGTCCTGCCAGGCCAAGGTGGCGGAGTCGGACCTGACCGTCGAGATTCCGAAGTACACGATCAACCACGCCAAGGAAAACCACTGA
- the hscA gene encoding Fe-S protein assembly chaperone HscA: MALLQISEPGESPAPHQRRLAVGIDLGTTNSLVASVRSSVPEVLPDDQGRPLLPSVVRYLPTGGAHIGYKAQAEAVRDPKNTIISVKRFMGRGLKDVAHIENTPYDFVDAPGMVQLKTVAGVKSPVEVSAEILATLRQRAEDTLGDELVGAVITVPAYFDDAQRQATKDAAKLAGLNVLRLLNEPTAAAIAYGLDNAAEGIYAVYDLGGGTFDISVLKLTKGVFEVMSTGGDSALGGDDFDQRVVCWIVEQAGLQPLSAEDTRLLLNKARAAKEWLSTADSTEIDAMLSTGETVHLVLTAETFAELTANLVQKTLSPVRRALRDAGVTIEEVKGVVLVGGATRMPIIRRAVGQLFGQTPLTNLDPDQVVAIGAAMQANLLAGNRAPGEDWLLLDVIPLSLGVETMGGLVEKIIPRNSTIPVARAQEFTTFKDGQTAMAIHVLQGERELASDCRSLARFELRGIPPMVAGAARIRVTYQVDADGLLSVSARETVSGVEASITVKPSYGLADDDVARMLQEGFQSAEDDMRRRALAEERVEAERLLEALSQALAADGDLLSPEERAAIDAEIVVLRTTMQGEDHRAIKDAVDALSHGTDEFAARRMDRGIRKALAGKRIEELG; the protein is encoded by the coding sequence ATGGCTTTACTGCAGATTTCCGAACCTGGCGAATCACCCGCACCGCACCAGCGCCGTCTGGCGGTCGGCATCGACCTGGGCACGACCAACTCGCTGGTGGCCTCGGTGCGCAGCAGCGTGCCGGAAGTGCTGCCTGACGATCAGGGGCGCCCGCTGTTGCCCTCCGTGGTGCGCTATCTGCCCACGGGCGGCGCCCACATCGGCTACAAGGCGCAGGCCGAAGCCGTGCGCGACCCGAAAAACACCATCATCTCGGTCAAGCGTTTCATGGGGCGCGGCCTCAAGGATGTCGCCCACATCGAGAACACGCCGTACGACTTTGTCGACGCGCCCGGCATGGTCCAACTGAAGACCGTGGCCGGCGTGAAAAGTCCGGTGGAAGTGTCGGCCGAGATTCTCGCCACGCTGCGCCAGCGCGCCGAAGACACGCTCGGCGACGAGCTTGTCGGCGCCGTCATCACCGTCCCGGCGTACTTTGACGACGCACAGCGCCAAGCCACCAAGGACGCCGCCAAGCTGGCGGGCCTGAACGTTCTGCGCCTGCTGAATGAACCGACCGCAGCCGCCATCGCCTACGGCCTGGACAACGCCGCCGAAGGCATTTACGCCGTCTATGACCTGGGCGGCGGGACGTTCGATATCTCGGTGCTCAAGCTCACCAAGGGCGTGTTCGAGGTGATGTCGACAGGCGGCGACTCCGCCCTTGGTGGGGACGATTTCGACCAGCGCGTCGTGTGCTGGATCGTCGAGCAGGCCGGCCTGCAACCGCTCTCTGCTGAAGACACGCGCCTGCTGCTGAACAAGGCCCGCGCGGCCAAGGAATGGCTTTCCACTGCCGACAGCACCGAGATTGACGCGATGCTCTCCACCGGCGAGACCGTGCACCTCGTGCTGACCGCCGAGACCTTCGCCGAACTGACCGCCAATCTCGTGCAAAAGACGCTGTCGCCCGTGCGCCGCGCATTGCGCGATGCAGGCGTGACGATCGAAGAAGTGAAGGGGGTGGTGCTGGTGGGCGGAGCGACGCGGATGCCGATCATCCGCCGTGCCGTGGGTCAGCTGTTCGGTCAGACGCCGCTCACGAACCTCGATCCGGACCAGGTGGTCGCCATTGGTGCAGCCATGCAGGCGAACCTGCTGGCCGGCAACCGTGCGCCGGGTGAAGACTGGCTGCTACTCGACGTGATCCCGTTGTCGCTGGGCGTCGAGACGATGGGCGGCCTGGTCGAGAAGATCATCCCGCGCAACAGCACGATTCCCGTTGCGCGCGCGCAGGAGTTCACCACGTTCAAGGACGGCCAGACGGCCATGGCGATTCACGTGCTACAAGGCGAGCGCGAGCTGGCGAGTGATTGCCGTTCGCTGGCGCGTTTCGAGTTGCGTGGCATCCCGCCGATGGTGGCCGGCGCCGCACGCATCCGTGTGACGTATCAGGTGGACGCTGACGGTTTGCTGTCGGTTTCGGCACGCGAAACGGTGTCGGGTGTGGAAGCGTCGATCACTGTAAAGCCGTCGTACGGCCTGGCTGATGACGATGTCGCGCGCATGCTGCAGGAAGGTTTCCAGTCAGCCGAAGACGACATGCGACGTCGAGCGCTTGCGGAGGAGCGTGTTGAGGCCGAGCGCCTGCTTGAGGCGCTGTCGCAGGCCCTGGCGGCTGATGGCGATCTGCTGTCGCCCGAGGAGCGCGCCGCCATCGACGCCGAGATCGTTGTGCTGCGCACCACCATGCAGGGCGAAGACCATCGCGCCATCAAGGACGCCGTGGATGCCCTGTCGCACGGCACCGACGAATTCGCCGCGCGCCGCATGGACCGCGGCATTCGCAAGGCGCTCGCCGGCAAACGGATCGAGGAGCTCGGCTGA
- a CDS encoding SDR family oxidoreductase, with protein MSDTSLFILTGASRGLGAALAQALMQPGHRLICVARGDNAELRAQAAAAGVTLDWHQVDLSDAHAAEAWMTKTLAALPAFAKVTLVLNAGAVEPIGTVDTLRADALLPHLQLNLAGPMALTAALLRGTAGWNAQRRVLAISSGAARRPIAGWAAYCTGKAGLDMFVRAINADGDASVRAVALAPGVIDTDMQRTIRGADFAGVQRFRDLHAHGELVSPQDAATRIAAYLVRPDFGATELDDLRNIA; from the coding sequence ATGTCAGACACGTCCCTGTTCATCCTGACCGGTGCCTCGCGCGGCCTGGGCGCCGCGCTGGCCCAGGCGCTGATGCAACCTGGCCACCGCCTCATCTGCGTTGCACGCGGCGATAACGCCGAATTGCGCGCGCAGGCGGCAGCCGCCGGCGTGACGCTCGACTGGCACCAGGTCGACCTGTCGGACGCGCATGCCGCCGAGGCGTGGATGACCAAGACGCTTGCCGCCCTGCCCGCCTTTGCCAAGGTGACGCTGGTGCTCAACGCCGGCGCGGTGGAGCCGATCGGCACCGTCGACACACTGCGCGCCGATGCGCTGCTGCCGCACCTGCAACTGAACCTCGCTGGCCCGATGGCGCTGACCGCTGCCCTGCTGCGCGGCACCGCCGGGTGGAACGCGCAGCGCCGCGTGCTGGCGATCTCGTCGGGCGCTGCGCGCCGGCCGATCGCCGGCTGGGCGGCGTATTGCACCGGCAAGGCCGGGCTGGACATGTTCGTGCGCGCCATCAATGCCGATGGCGATGCGAGCGTGCGCGCCGTGGCACTCGCCCCCGGCGTGATCGACACCGACATGCAACGCACCATCCGTGGCGCCGACTTTGCCGGCGTGCAGCGCTTCCGCGATCTGCACGCGCATGGCGAGCTGGTGTCGCCGCAAGACGCCGCCACGCGCATCGCCGCCTACCTCGTCCGCCCCGACTTTGGCGCGACCGAGCTGGATGACCTGCGCAACATCGCCTGA
- a CDS encoding DUF3565 domain-containing protein produces the protein MKQAIVGFERDEEGHWVARLACGHGQHMRHEPPWQLRPWTETGAGRASKIGVLVECLKCDRGEPVE, from the coding sequence TTGAAGCAGGCGATTGTCGGTTTCGAGCGGGACGAGGAGGGCCATTGGGTCGCCCGTCTCGCTTGCGGACACGGGCAGCACATGCGCCACGAACCGCCCTGGCAACTGCGGCCCTGGACTGAAACGGGAGCCGGCCGCGCCAGCAAGATCGGCGTGCTGGTGGAATGCCTGAAGTGCGACCGGGGCGAGCCGGTCGAATAA
- the iscA gene encoding iron-sulfur cluster assembly protein IscA, with amino-acid sequence MITLTDKAAQHVSRYLTRRGKGVGLRVGVKTTGCSGLAYKLEYADEIAAEDQVFESNGVKVIVDPKSLPYIDGTELDYAREGLNEGFRFNNPNVKDECGCGESFRV; translated from the coding sequence ATGATCACCCTGACCGACAAGGCCGCGCAGCACGTTTCCCGCTACCTGACCCGCCGTGGCAAGGGCGTGGGCCTGCGCGTGGGCGTGAAGACCACGGGCTGTTCTGGCTTGGCTTACAAGCTCGAATACGCAGATGAGATTGCCGCCGAAGACCAGGTTTTCGAATCCAACGGCGTCAAGGTGATCGTCGATCCGAAAAGCCTGCCCTACATCGACGGTACCGAGCTGGACTACGCGCGCGAGGGGCTGAACGAAGGGTTTCGCTTCAACAACCCGAACGTGAAGGACGAGTGCGGCTGCGGCGAGTCGTTCCGCGTGTGA
- the prfB gene encoding peptide chain release factor 2 (programmed frameshift) → MEAERLNAIQNTLADLKSRANDLRRYLDYDVKSERLVEVDKELENPEVWNDPKRAQELGREKKSLETVVLALTKLDEDLTGAAELFELAREEGDDETIEAIEADTAGMRAIVEDMEFRRMFSGPMDAANCFIDIQAGAGGTEACDWASMLLRQYLKYCERKGFKTEVLEESEGDVAGIKSASIKVEGEYAFGFLRTETGVHRLVRKSPFDSAGGRHTSFSSIFVYPEVDDSIEIEINPADLRVDTYRASGAGGQHINKTDSAVRITHIPTGIVVQCQNDRSQHRNRAEAMTMLKSRLYEHELRKRQAAADAQEAAKTDVGWGHQIRSYVLDQSRIKDLRTNVEISNTQKVLDGDLDPFIQASLKQGV, encoded by the exons ATGGAAGCAGAACGCCTCAATGCCATCCAGAACACGTTGGCCGACCTGAAGTCGCGCGCCAACGACCTTCGGAGGTATCTT GACTACGACGTCAAATCTGAACGTCTAGTCGAAGTCGACAAGGAACTCGAAAACCCCGAGGTCTGGAACGATCCCAAACGCGCCCAGGAGTTGGGCCGCGAGAAGAAGTCGCTTGAAACCGTCGTGCTGGCGCTGACCAAGCTCGACGAAGATCTCACCGGCGCCGCCGAACTGTTCGAGCTCGCCCGCGAAGAGGGCGACGACGAGACCATCGAAGCCATCGAGGCTGACACCGCAGGCATGCGCGCCATCGTCGAAGACATGGAATTCCGCCGCATGTTCTCTGGCCCGATGGACGCCGCCAACTGCTTTATCGACATCCAGGCCGGCGCTGGCGGCACCGAGGCGTGCGACTGGGCATCGATGCTGCTGCGCCAGTACCTGAAGTATTGCGAGCGCAAGGGCTTCAAGACCGAAGTCCTGGAAGAATCCGAAGGCGACGTGGCAGGCATCAAGAGCGCGTCGATCAAGGTCGAGGGCGAATACGCGTTTGGCTTCCTGCGCACCGAAACCGGCGTGCACCGTCTGGTGCGCAAATCACCGTTCGACTCGGCGGGTGGCCGTCACACATCGTTCTCGTCGATCTTCGTGTATCCGGAAGTCGATGATTCGATCGAGATCGAGATCAACCCGGCGGACCTGCGCGTCGATACGTACCGTGCTTCCGGTGCGGGCGGTCAGCACATCAACAAGACTGATTCGGCCGTGCGGATTACGCACATCCCGACCGGCATCGTCGTGCAGTGCCAGAACGACCGCTCGCAGCACCGCAACCGCGCCGAAGCGATGACGATGCTGAAGTCCCGTCTGTACGAGCACGAGCTGCGCAAGCGACAGGCCGCTGCCGACGCGCAGGAAGCCGCCAAGACCGACGTGGGCTGGGGCCATCAGATCCGCTCGTACGTGCTGGACCAGAGCCGCATCAAGGATCTGCGCACCAACGTGGAAATCTCCAACACGCAGAAGGTGCTGGACGGCGACCTTGACCCGTTCATTCAGGCCAGCCTGAAGCAGGGCGTCTGA
- the pncB gene encoding nicotinate phosphoribosyltransferase codes for MIIRSLLDTDLYKFTMMQVVLHHFPGAHVEYRFKCRNAGVDLVPFVEEIRAEIRQLCTLRFTDAELDYLRGMRFIKSDFVDFLGLFHLNEKYIDVRPAPSNDGQIEIVIAGPWLHTIMFEVPVLAIVNEVFFSRTQTHPQWEEGKRRLTDKLASLKRPGLEECRIADYGTRRRFSHTWHEHVLLETRAQLGAQYAGTSNVYFAMKHGMTPLGTMAHEYLQACQALGPRLRDSQTFALETWAKEYRGDLGIALSDTYGFDAFLRDFDMFFCKLFDGVRHDSGDPFEWGERMLKHYDDMRAEPKSKALIFSDSLDMPKVIGLYERFHGRCKLAFGVGTNLTNDLGYTPLQIVIKMVRCNGQPVAKLSDAPEKTMCDDPAYLTYLKQVFGVQ; via the coding sequence ATGATCATCCGCTCGCTGCTCGATACCGATCTGTACAAATTCACGATGATGCAGGTGGTGCTGCATCACTTTCCCGGCGCGCATGTCGAATACCGCTTCAAGTGTCGCAACGCGGGCGTCGATCTGGTGCCGTTCGTTGAGGAGATTCGCGCCGAAATCCGCCAGCTCTGCACCCTGCGCTTTACCGATGCGGAACTCGATTACCTGCGCGGCATGCGCTTCATCAAGAGCGATTTCGTCGATTTTCTCGGCCTGTTCCATCTCAACGAGAAGTACATCGACGTGCGCCCTGCACCGAGCAACGATGGGCAGATCGAGATCGTCATTGCGGGGCCGTGGCTGCACACGATCATGTTCGAGGTGCCGGTCCTCGCCATCGTCAACGAGGTGTTCTTCAGCCGCACGCAGACGCACCCGCAGTGGGAGGAGGGCAAACGCCGCCTGACCGACAAGCTGGCGTCGCTCAAGCGCCCCGGCCTGGAGGAATGCCGCATTGCCGATTACGGCACCCGCCGCCGCTTTTCGCACACCTGGCATGAGCATGTGCTGCTGGAGACGCGTGCGCAGCTTGGTGCTCAATACGCGGGCACCAGCAACGTTTACTTCGCCATGAAGCACGGCATGACGCCGTTGGGCACCATGGCGCATGAATACCTGCAGGCCTGCCAGGCGCTGGGCCCGCGCCTGCGCGATTCCCAGACCTTTGCGTTGGAAACCTGGGCCAAGGAATACCGCGGCGATCTCGGCATCGCGCTGTCGGATACCTATGGATTCGACGCCTTCCTGCGCGATTTCGACATGTTCTTCTGCAAGCTCTTCGACGGCGTTCGCCATGATTCCGGCGATCCGTTCGAGTGGGGTGAGCGCATGCTCAAGCATTACGACGACATGCGCGCCGAGCCGAAGTCCAAGGCGTTGATCTTCTCCGACAGCCTCGACATGCCCAAGGTCATCGGCCTGTATGAGCGCTTTCATGGCCGCTGCAAGCTGGCGTTTGGCGTGGGGACCAATCTGACAAACGACCTGGGCTACACGCCGCTGCAGATCGTCATCAAGATGGTCCGCTGCAACGGCCAGCCGGTGGCCAAACTGTCGGACGCGCCAGAGAAGACGATGTGCGACGATCCGGCGTACCTCACGTACCTGAAGCAGGTATTTGGCGTGCAATAA
- the lysS gene encoding lysine--tRNA ligase, which translates to MTEQNNPAESNTAAAEPAQDDNKIIAERREKLAEIRQHGVAFPNDFRPTHHAGDLQAKYREFEQAMLEPEPVQVAIAGRMMLKRVMGKASFATVQDSTDRIQFYISRDAVGEDVYASFKKWDLGDIVAARGTLMKTKTGELSVAVTELRLLSKSLRPLPGDYYGLADQEQKYRQRYVDLIVSKETRDTFRARTKAMASLRNFMAGNGFMEVETPMLHPIPGGAAAKPFITHHNALDMQMFLRIAPELYLKRLIVGGFERVYEINRNFRNEGVSPRHNPEFTMMEFYAAYTDYRWLMDFTEQLIRQAAIDASGTATLTYQGRELDLAKPFHRLTICQAIQKYAPQYTDAQLADVDFLRAELKKFKIDTNAPQFLNAGVGTLQLVLFEETAESQLWEPTFIIDYPVEVSPLARGSDTLPGITERFELFITGREIANGFSELNDPEDQAERFRKQVEQKDAGDEEAMFYDADYIRALEYGMPPTGGCGIGIDRLVMLLTDSPNIRDVILFPHLRRED; encoded by the coding sequence ATGACCGAACAAAACAACCCGGCCGAATCGAACACCGCGGCGGCCGAGCCGGCGCAGGACGACAACAAGATCATCGCCGAGCGCCGCGAGAAGCTGGCAGAGATCCGCCAGCACGGCGTCGCCTTCCCCAACGATTTCCGCCCGACGCACCACGCCGGCGATCTGCAAGCCAAGTACCGCGAATTCGAGCAGGCCATGCTGGAACCGGAACCGGTGCAAGTCGCCATCGCCGGCCGCATGATGCTCAAGCGCGTGATGGGCAAGGCCAGCTTTGCCACCGTGCAGGACAGCACCGACCGCATCCAGTTCTACATCAGCCGCGACGCCGTGGGCGAAGACGTCTACGCCAGCTTCAAGAAGTGGGACTTGGGCGACATCGTGGCGGCGCGCGGCACGCTGATGAAGACGAAGACCGGCGAACTGTCGGTGGCTGTGACGGAGCTGCGCCTGCTCTCGAAGAGCCTGCGTCCGCTGCCGGGCGACTACTACGGCCTGGCTGACCAGGAGCAGAAGTACCGCCAGCGCTACGTCGATCTGATCGTCTCGAAGGAAACGCGCGACACATTCCGCGCCCGCACCAAGGCCATGGCCTCGCTGCGCAACTTCATGGCAGGCAACGGTTTCATGGAAGTCGAAACGCCGATGCTGCACCCGATTCCGGGCGGCGCGGCGGCCAAGCCGTTCATCACGCATCACAACGCATTGGACATGCAGATGTTCCTGCGCATCGCGCCGGAGCTGTATCTCAAGCGACTGATCGTCGGCGGCTTCGAGCGCGTGTACGAGATCAACCGCAACTTCCGTAACGAAGGCGTGTCGCCGCGACACAACCCCGAGTTCACGATGATGGAATTCTACGCGGCTTACACGGACTACCGCTGGCTGATGGACTTCACCGAGCAGTTGATCCGCCAGGCGGCGATCGACGCGTCGGGCACCGCCACGCTCACCTATCAGGGCCGCGAGCTGGATCTGGCCAAGCCGTTCCATCGCCTGACCATCTGCCAGGCGATCCAGAAGTACGCGCCGCAATACACGGACGCCCAACTGGCTGACGTCGACTTCCTGCGCGCCGAGTTGAAGAAGTTCAAGATCGACACCAATGCGCCGCAATTCCTGAACGCCGGCGTGGGTACCCTGCAGCTTGTGCTGTTTGAAGAAACCGCCGAGTCGCAACTGTGGGAGCCCACCTTCATCATTGACTACCCGGTCGAAGTATCGCCCCTGGCACGCGGCTCCGACACGCTGCCTGGCATCACCGAGCGCTTCGAGTTGTTCATCACCGGCCGTGAGATCGCCAACGGCTTCTCCGAGCTGAATGATCCGGAAGACCAGGCCGAGCGCTTCCGCAAGCAGGTTGAACAGAAGGACGCCGGCGACGAAGAAGCCATGTTCTATGACGCCGATTACATCCGCGCCTTGGAATACGGCATGCCCCCGACCGGCGGCTGCGGCATCGGCATTGACCGTCTGGTGATGCTGCTCACCGACAGCCCAAACATCCGCGACGTGATCCTTTTCCCGCACCTGCGCCGCGAAGACTGA
- a CDS encoding glycine zipper 2TM domain-containing protein, protein MNNNIQPNQGQQYGGTSPGQVPPSSRRMHPLMTTAAVAVIIASLTAVAAITGVLPTSKATQGSTDPNVAAQSAAAMPGASAPMALAAPGQTTQPAQAAPYPAQNVAPAPVRAREPSYAERAPSGNPSYAQTQPRQSASPYAGHVTSVTPITMQGKETGLGMIGGAVVGGLLGNQIGRGNGRTLATVGGALAGGYGGHVAENYYHRDTEYRVNVRMDNGTTRSFMYKAAPGFQAGERVHIENGTLVAG, encoded by the coding sequence ATGAACAACAACATTCAACCGAACCAAGGTCAACAATACGGCGGCACGTCGCCGGGGCAAGTGCCTCCGTCTTCGCGCCGCATGCATCCACTGATGACGACGGCTGCTGTCGCCGTGATCATCGCCAGCCTGACGGCGGTGGCCGCCATTACCGGCGTGCTGCCCACCTCGAAGGCAACGCAGGGCAGCACCGATCCGAATGTCGCAGCACAATCGGCAGCGGCCATGCCCGGCGCTTCGGCGCCGATGGCGCTGGCTGCACCGGGCCAGACGACGCAACCGGCCCAGGCTGCTCCGTATCCGGCACAAAACGTGGCGCCCGCCCCGGTGCGCGCCCGGGAGCCGTCGTATGCCGAGCGCGCGCCGTCGGGCAACCCCAGCTATGCGCAGACACAACCGCGCCAGTCGGCCAGCCCCTATGCAGGCCACGTGACGTCGGTCACGCCGATCACCATGCAAGGCAAGGAAACCGGCCTCGGCATGATTGGTGGCGCTGTGGTGGGCGGGTTGCTGGGCAACCAGATTGGCCGCGGCAATGGCCGTACACTCGCAACAGTCGGCGGCGCCTTGGCAGGCGGTTACGGCGGCCATGTGGCAGAAAACTACTACCACCGCGATACGGAGTACCGTGTGAACGTCCGCATGGACAACGGCACGACCCGCAGCTTCATGTACAAGGCGGCCCCGGGCTTCCAGGCAGGCGAACGCGTGCACATCGAGAACGGGACGCTGGTGGCCGGCTAA
- the iscX gene encoding Fe-S cluster assembly protein IscX: protein MKWNDIQQIAEALYDKYPDVDPTRLNFVDLHNKVVTLEGFDDDHKRGGEKFLEAIQQAWIDEAE, encoded by the coding sequence ATGAAATGGAACGATATCCAGCAGATCGCCGAAGCGCTGTACGACAAGTACCCCGACGTCGATCCGACGCGCCTGAACTTTGTCGACCTGCATAACAAAGTCGTCACGCTGGAAGGCTTTGACGACGACCACAAGCGTGGCGGCGAGAAATTCCTTGAAGCCATCCAGCAAGCCTGGATCGACGAGGCGGAATAA
- the iscU gene encoding Fe-S cluster assembly scaffold IscU has protein sequence MSYSNQVLDHYENPRNVGSFEKGDDTVGTGMVGAPACGDVMKLQIKVNEQGVIEDAKFKTYGCGSAIASSSLVTEWVKGKTLDQALEIRNTAIAEELALPPVKIHCSILAEDAIKAAVADYKEKHGSAEQKAA, from the coding sequence ATGTCTTACAGCAACCAAGTTCTGGACCATTACGAAAACCCGCGCAACGTCGGCTCGTTCGAGAAGGGCGACGACACGGTCGGCACCGGCATGGTCGGCGCACCGGCTTGCGGCGATGTGATGAAGCTGCAGATCAAGGTCAACGAGCAGGGCGTGATCGAAGACGCCAAGTTCAAGACCTACGGCTGCGGTTCGGCCATCGCTTCGTCGTCGCTGGTGACGGAATGGGTGAAGGGCAAGACGCTGGATCAGGCACTGGAAATCCGCAACACGGCAATCGCTGAAGAGCTGGCCCTGCCGCCGGTGAAGATTCACTGCTCGATCCTGGCCGAAGACGCCATCAAGGCAGCCGTGGCCGACTACAAGGAAAAGCACGGCTCGGCCGAGCAGAAGGCTGCTTGA